CAGATCCTCTTGATCAAGAAATTATTCCATCGAGCCAAATTGCGATCGCTTCCTACAAATCCGAAGGATGGCTAATAGTTGGTGCAACCAATCAAGGGGGAGTAGCCGCAGGCCACAAACAGCTAGAAGATGCAATTCAAGAGCAGTATCAAACCTTAAGGCTATGCCCAGAAATTACCTGTATATATTTTTGCCCTGATTACCAAGGACTGCACTGCTGGCTATGCTGCATTTACCCCACAGAAGAAAGTAGCCCAATTCATACAGCTTGGGGAGCAGAATATTCTGGCACTTATCGCAAGCCTGGGGCTGGAATGCTCAATGCTGCTATGAAAAATCATTGCGGTTTTCAAAAGCCAGAACAGATTTTGTTTGTAGGCGACAGAGATGAGGACAAAGGCGCGGCTAATGCTGCAAATATCCCTTTTCTGTGGGCATCTGATTGGTGGGGTTCCTCGCCCGATGAGGATTTCCCTTGGTAGAGACTACTTCCAGCCGTCCGTATAATCAAATTTTGGATTAACTTATGTACAAACTGGAACTCATCCACGATAAAAACTGCCAGCGCCTTGAAGTTGGATTTTTGCCTGATACAGTTGCCACTAACTCTGAGCTAGTCAAGTTCGTTGCCGAAAAGCTCCCCCAACTTATTGAAAACGAGCCGATGCGGGCGGCTGCTCAAAATCAATGGCTCTCAGTCGATTCCTGTTGCCTATCACATTGCTCATAAGGTGTCCCATCTCTATGGGGCGATCGCTATTTTCGATCCCAAGCTATCGGGATATGTAGTTTCTATTACTCACGACCCAGAGTACAAGCTAGGGACAGTTTTGAGTGATGAGCCAGTAATTGTTTAGAAAAAGTATAAATTATTTCATAATGGCGAAGGATTTGAAGTCCTTCGCTTTACTGTATTATTCCCTATTAGGGAGTGAAACTACTATGTACAAACCAACAGCCGATAGACTAAAAGAAGGTGCATTGGCAATAGAGAAATTTCGGACTCTTGCTGATTCTGAGCAAGAATGGTTACTGGAGCTTTTAAGAGTAGGTAAATCGGCTATATTGGCTCTAAAAATTCTGGATGCCATTTCCGCTAATCCCCTCACTTTTGAGGAAATCGCGGATATTTGTGAGTGCAATCCGCAGACAGTAAGCCAGATGCTCAACGCCCTAGAGCAGGGCGGAATGACAATTCAGATGGATGAAACCTCAGCTTATGCCCCAACTGGTAGACTTCGGAAATTGGTGAGGCGCTAGGGAGTTTCACAATTGAACTCTAGGACTCGCATTTTGACTTTCGTCAAATACCCGCCGCTTCTCAGATTCAGATATCCAGCGATTATAAATTCTAAGAAAAACGGCGCTGTCATGCCCTGTCCAGTCCGCCGCGACTGCGACGGGTATTTTGTATTCTGTGCTAAGGCGGATACAAAAGGCATGACGGAGGCAATATGGCGTAAAACTTA
This Nostoc sp. C052 DNA region includes the following protein-coding sequences:
- a CDS encoding HAD-IIIA family hydrolase is translated as MKLLILDLDGTVRRPKSRAKFISDPLDQEIIPSSQIAIASYKSEGWLIVGATNQGGVAAGHKQLEDAIQEQYQTLRLCPEITCIYFCPDYQGLHCWLCCIYPTEESSPIHTAWGAEYSGTYRKPGAGMLNAAMKNHCGFQKPEQILFVGDRDEDKGAANAANIPFLWASDWWGSSPDEDFPW
- a CDS encoding CRISPR-associated protein Csx3 produces the protein MKTSRCGRLLKINGSQSIPVAYHIAHKVSHLYGAIAIFDPKLSGYVVSITHDPEYKLGTVLSDEPVIV
- a CDS encoding helix-turn-helix domain-containing protein, which produces MYKPTADRLKEGALAIEKFRTLADSEQEWLLELLRVGKSAILALKILDAISANPLTFEEIADICECNPQTVSQMLNALEQGGMTIQMDETSAYAPTGRLRKLVRR